The Coregonus clupeaformis isolate EN_2021a chromosome 6, ASM2061545v1, whole genome shotgun sequence genome has a segment encoding these proteins:
- the LOC121568404 gene encoding small nuclear ribonucleoprotein Sm D2, which translates to MSLLNKPKSEMTAEELQKREEEEFNTGPLSVLTQSVKNNTQVLVNCRNNKKLLGRVKAFDRHCNMVLENVKEMWTEVPKSGKGKKKSKPVNKDRYISKMFLRGDSVIVVLRNPLITGK; encoded by the exons AT GAGCCTGTTAAATAAACCCAAGTCGGAGATGACTGCTGAGGAGCTCCAGAAACGCGAGGAGGAGGAGTTTAATACTGGTCCCCTGTCTGTGCTCACCCAGTCTGTCAAAAACAACACACAGGTCCTCGTCAACTGCCGAAACAACAAGAAGCTGCTTGGCCGTGTCAAGGCATTTGACAG ACACTGCAACATGGTCCTGGAGaatgtgaaggagatgtggaCAGAAGTTCCCAAGAGTGGCAAGGGCAAGAAGAAGTCCAAACCAGTAAACAAGGACCGTTACATCTCCAAGATGTTCCTGAGAGGAGACTCTGTGATTGTAGTGCTGAGAAACCCCCTCATCACAGGGAAATAG